The following coding sequences lie in one Calditrichota bacterium genomic window:
- a CDS encoding Tat pathway signal protein, whose product KGYNEAMILYILALGSPTHPIPPSAWQAWTASYLWAEFYGQEFISFAPLFGHQFSHCWIDFRGIKDDYMRARGIDYFENSRRATLSQRAYAIHNPAGFRDYGPTIWGFSACDGPGDTTLVIDGRERRFIGYGARGPSIDWTNDDGTITPTAVAGSLPFAPEICIPTLKQMRAKYGELLWTEFGFRDAFNPTFATTKTPHGWFDHDYLGIDQGPIVLMTENLRTGLVWEVMKRNPYIVAGLRRAGFSGGWLELASAP is encoded by the coding sequence GGAAAGGCTACAACGAGGCTATGATCCTCTACATCTTGGCCCTGGGCTCGCCTACGCATCCTATTCCGCCCAGCGCCTGGCAAGCGTGGACCGCATCCTACCTCTGGGCTGAATTCTACGGCCAGGAGTTCATTAGCTTCGCCCCTCTGTTCGGGCACCAGTTCTCGCACTGTTGGATCGACTTTCGCGGCATCAAGGACGATTACATGCGCGCGCGGGGCATTGATTACTTCGAGAACTCGCGCCGCGCCACTTTGTCCCAACGGGCCTACGCCATCCACAACCCGGCCGGCTTTCGCGACTATGGGCCGACCATCTGGGGTTTCTCCGCCTGCGACGGCCCGGGTGATACCACGCTCGTCATCGACGGCAGGGAACGACGCTTCATTGGCTACGGTGCGCGCGGGCCTTCTATCGACTGGACCAACGACGACGGCACCATTACGCCCACTGCCGTGGCCGGATCGCTTCCTTTCGCGCCGGAGATTTGCATCCCCACCTTGAAGCAGATGCGCGCCAAATACGGCGAGCTCCTTTGGACAGAGTTCGGCTTCCGCGATGCGTTCAACCCGACTTTCGCAACTACCAAGACCCCCCACGGTTGGTTTGACCACGACTACCTGGGCATCGACCAGGGGCCCATTGTGCTCATGACGGAAAACTTGCGCACCGGCTTGGTCTGGGAGGTGATGAAACGCAATCCGTACATCGTTGCTGGGTTGCGCAGGGCAGGCTTCTCCGGCGGCTGGCTGGAGTTGGCTTCAGCGCCGTGA